The Candidatus Zixiibacteriota bacterium genome contains the following window.
CAAACTGCTCCCCCGTAAGATCCGGCGGGTGAATCAGGTCCGTGCGATTATCAGGCGTGCCGACCAGTTGGGAGAATAAACCATGCGCGACTATGCGTACTATCCCGGATGCAGTCTTGAGCACACTTCCAGTCCCTACGATATGTCCGTACGCGAGGTGTTCAAGGCGTTGGACATAGGGCTTAGGGAGATCGAGGACTGGAACTGTTGCAGTGCCACCATGTACATGTCAGTCAAGAAGACGGTGGCACAGGCCATCAGTGCTCGAAACCTCGCCATTGCCGAGAAAATGGGTACGGATATTTGCGCTCCCTGCAGTAGTTGTTATACGATCCTTCGCAAAACCAACCGTGAACTCAACTGGGATCCTGCTAAGAGGGACAAGATCAATGAGGCGTGCGAGCCGCCGACCTGTCGTACAACACGACCGTCGAGATCCGCCACCCGTTGGACATTCTCGTTCACGATATTGGCCTGGAAACTATACGGACCAGAGTCAAGAAACCGCTGGCTGGCCTGCGGGTGGCGCCGTATTACGGCTGTCAAATCGTGCGCCCGTTGGGATTTTTCGATGACCAAGATGATCCGGTCACGATGGATCAACTCCTCGCTGCGGTGGGTGCAACCGTGACCTATTATCCACCCAAAGTACGTTGTTGTGGTGGGATGCTGATGACAACGCAAGAGGAGATCGCACTCAAGCTCAACTATACGTTGCTTCAGGCGGCGGCCGACAACGGCGCCGATATTATCGCCA
Protein-coding sequences here:
- a CDS encoding heterodisulfide reductase-related iron-sulfur binding cluster, with amino-acid sequence MRDYAYYPGCSLEHTSSPYDMSVREVFKALDIGLREIEDWNCCSATMYMSVKKTVAQAISARNLAIAEKMGTDICAPCSSCYTILRKTNRELNWDPAKRDKINEACEPPTCRTTRPSRSATRWTFSFTILAWKLYGPESRNRWLACGWRRITAVKSCARWDFSMTKMIRSRWINSSLRWVQP
- a CDS encoding heterodisulfide reductase-related iron-sulfur binding cluster, yielding MRPLGFFDDQDDPVTMDQLLAAVGATVTYYPPKVRCCGGMLMTTQEEIALKLNYTLLQAAADNGADIIATACPLCEMNLESYQGKINRAFGSDFHIPVVYFTHLVGVALGISPRKMGLDKLLVAPDKLMARAAEVAI